TCGCCTGCAGTTTCATGCAGGTCAGGCCTGGGTGCTCCCAAAAGGAtgatctctctcttcctgttaCCTGCCTGCACTTTCCCATCTCCAGGCCTAGAAGATAATATGTTATGCCCTGAATGtgctaaaagaaataagaagatgATGAAAAGATTAATTGCACTGGGGAAGGAAAGGCGACCTCGTTTGAACACATCAACACCATTCCCTTTGAATGGGCCATATCTTGATACAGAATAAATGGTCGAGAGCCCAGAGCCACCCCTGAATTGCATCCCAGTGTTTGCTGCGCTCTGTCCTAGCCAGCCTCAGCATCGCTTGATAACCTTGAGTATGGATGTGAATGTCTGGATTCTGTACTTGAGGCTTGCCAAGAAGTGACTGCTACTCCTGCTTCAAGTACTTAGTCCTATAGAGTATAACTTAGTTCGgttttaattaatagatttttgaaagttttaggttttcagaaaaattgaacagaaagttCAGAGCTCTGAAATAACTGCTCCAACCCCTTCCCCTACTATCAGCAGCCTGCACCAGAGTGGTGCAGTTGTTGAACCTACATTGACTTACCATTATCacccaaagcccatagtttacaaCAGGGTTCactttgggactcctgggtggctcagcagttgagcatcctgcctttggctcagggcatggtcccagggtcccagggtcccaggatcgagttccacatcgggctccctgcatgaagcctgcttctccctctccctgtgtctctgcctctctctctgtgtctctcatgagtaaataaattaaatcttaaaaaaaaataaaaataaataaaaaataataaaagtgccTTCTGACCTCCCATGACAGACTCTATGATCTGCAAATACTAAGATTTGGACATGATACTTCTACAATTGAGTTTACAAAAATTATTGCAAGTGACCGTGATCTCCTAAGAGTTGAGGATTAAAAGGGcccaagagggatccctgggtggcgcagcggtttggcgcctgcctttggcccaggttgtgatcctggagacccgggatcgaatcccacgtcgggctcccggtgcatggagcctgcttctccctctgcctgtgtctctgcctctctctctctctctctctctctctctctctctctctctgtgactatcataagtaaataaaaattaaaaaaaaaaaaaagtttaaaaaaaataaataaataaataaataaaagggccCAAGAATACAAGTCAATGCCACATAATATAGGAATATCACAATGGGATGCATTTGGtaattagatttattttgtttttaaatagtaagTACAACCTTGTATCAGCAGAATTTCACAGTAGGCTTTTCAAGTATTTGATTTTTTGGCTTATGATAATTAAGTGTAAACCACTGCTTTGAGTGCTGTCTTCAACAATAGCAAAAATCACTCTTGATTCAAGaacattcatttaataatttaaattcctcagaaaaacatagaaaatgaaTTGTCATTGTATTGTAAACATGATCGATATAAATCTTAAGCTATGAAAAAAAGATCACAACCCCAAAAAGCAGCACAAACCCCACCTCCTGCAGAGGCAAATGTTTACCAAAATTATCAAAAGGGTATTAACAGAATTGACCTGTCAATTACAATAAGGGAAAGAGGAAACCGCTTTTAACAAGGAGGATCCCCGGAAGGTTACAGCTCTGAAAAGTAATGAGGTGTCTCtaaattttcacttgaaaatcCCGCAAAGGCTCATTAATGGTCCATTCGATTATCTAGAGTTGATCTTCTTGGGAGGCAACTTCTACTGGCAGTTCTGGAAGGCTAGTTATGACCTGCATTTGGAGAGTGCTGTATTAAAAGtgcacaagaaaaatattttattaaaaaaaaatatgttattagaACTGCAGGCAAAGACTTCACGTCTTCTAAGGACTCTTCTCTCAATACCATCCCATTGTTTAAATCTGCACTTCAGCGGAGTTCCCTGCACACGTCTATATGCCGTCTATCACAGGAAACCTTCCGAATTCAGTGAGGCCACCCCCTGTATCAACAGCGAcaccagggcgcctgggtggctcagtcggttgagcgtctgactcttgacttcagctcaggtcatgatcttggggtcatgggatcaagccccccgccccccccccccccaagccaggttctgcactcagcagggagtgggcctgagattctctctccctctccccccacccgccccctgtgctctctctctctcaaataaataaatctttaaaaaataaaacagcgaCCACTACCCCCCAAGATTAGGCTCACAAGCACCAGAATAGTTAAACTTACTGCTGCCTTCAAAGCTTGATCCAGATCTTCGAGTAGGTCCTTCTTGTCCTCTAAGCCCACAGAGAGTCGGATCAGCGTGTCACTAATGCCAAGGACATCCCTGTCGCTCTTAGGCACCGACGCATGGGTCATGATTGccctgaaagaaagaatgagcacATTTTCGATCACTATATTGTATCTGTCTCATAAACTGCGATTATCGTCGATGGGCTTTTCTGTTCTAAATATCAAGCTCTTCCTATGCCTATAACGCTTCACAGGCCAAAAAATAAGGAATTGTAAAAATCATCTTTTCCAGTCATTATCTTAAGTGAAAACTACGACCTTTTAGCCTTTCTACACTCCATCCACACACGGAAGGTGCCAATCAAGACTCCCACGCAAGAGGGGAAAAGACAGCCTCCAGCTGCAGATTTTAGCATCTGCCTGGAAGAGGCCTTGGCCAGAGGTTCCATACCCCCGGCCCAAGCAGCTGGACTTACAAAAGGCCTGTTGGACCAAGAACCAGCCAGGACTGATTCCCTCCTGACCCATGGATTAATCCAGAATGGCACCGTGTGAGGCAGCTCGGGGAAAGGCAATCCAGGGAGAACTCCGGTGGCAGCCAGGGAGCATTAGGAATTCCAGCACACGACCCATGGATGTAGGGGCCTGGAAGGGTTTTCGACCCTAGCCAGCGGCTCATCGTTGTCACTAACACAGATAAAGCTAAAgcacccaaaaaaataaaaaaataaaaaataaaaaaaaaaaaaaaaaaaaaaaaaaagctaaagcacCCACCACGGGTCAGGCACTACGGCAAGAACTGGGAAACCAAGAAAAGTGAGATATTCTTCTCTACCCCAGACAACAACGCAGAAGCCAAAGACTCTGACAATTTCAGAAACACAAGGGTCTACACTACCAGCAACATCGAGGCTTAAGTGGCTTCGTCCGATCACGCCCGAGATCCACGGATGGAAGATCTCGGACGTGGGCGACATAATCGCGTCTCCTCTTTCATCGCTCTACTGCGGCTGTACCTGCCAACGTCCTCCTTAAATGCTCTGCCTTTTAATTCCTTGAGAGAGAGCGTACACCTAGAAACAACGTACGCCTCTGACACCACCAGCCCTGCGCACGAATCAGCCTCTCCACACGCTGGCTGTGTGGCCTCGTGAAAGGCACCTGTCCTCAGAATCAATTTCCTTATGCAAAATAATAATGGcaataatagctatcatttattacAGGCTCACCACCAGGCAGGGACTCTACTGGGTCATTTGTGTgcattaattctttttcttttttttaaatgaataaaaggtaATAGAACTCCCATCCCCAAAGTTTATCACAGTCATCAAAGGAAGGAACACATATAAAGCATCTGCAAGTACCCGGAGTGTACTAGATgcctaataaaaaataatacttccTAATAATAATTAACATCTATTGGGCCCTTGGTATGAATCAAGGCATCGGCTTCGGGACATTTTTTTCCCCCCGTGTTCCCATAACAACCCTAAGAGCCGAGGACAGGGCCATACACATTTTACAACCGAGGAAACAGACTGGGAGGACACAGGTAACTTCTCGGAGGTTGCACGGTTCATACGTGTTGTTAGGCTGGACCAACCCCGTGCACGCTGgctctgcttcttccctcccctATTGCAATGCTGTACTCGTTGCAGCAGTTGTCACCCTCACAGAATGAGGGTGACGGGGTGGACAAGCCCTGACCTAAATTCACTCGTCCACTGGCAGGCGTCGGGGTTATGGCCTCGCCGGTTGGTGCAGCTCAGGGCCCAGCCACTGCGAACCACATCCTTAACGGAATCATTTTTGAGACAGCTTTAAAGTAATGCACGTTTCAGGACTATGAAAAATAACCCAATTTCATATGCCGAGTGTGCCCTCTTGTGCATCCGGACTTATTagcaggcgtcttcctgaaagaCTCACAAAAACCTATCTGGATTAGCCTCATTATTTGGGcatcataccttttttttttttttattagactttATATGAAATTGCCCGACTCTTCACAGCTATTCCAGAAatgtttatgaaaatttaaacacAGACGCATACCAGGTGCACTCAGTACTCCCGAAAATTACTGGGTAATGATGTAATTACCACGGCAACATTCACATCACTGGGGCAGAGGTACATACAATAAAATCCGGGTACAGCTCAGGAATGCTTGGTGGGACGGGTAATCAGTCAAAGGTAATTTATAGTTTGATCATTAATCCcatttttatggatgaaaaaaactgaggctcagaggtgagTAACTGGTGGAGCAGGTCCCAAATCCAGACCTAGGctactcctccctcccctcattGTTTCTACACAAAGCCTCAAGGACAAAGCCGCGGACACATTCCTACGTGGCATCTGAGTCATCGGCAAAACGTTCTGAATCCCTGTTTCCTTGTCTACAGAATAAGCTGTTGGGACGTCTGATCTCAGGCTGCATCTTCTAACATCCTGTGGTGCTTCACAGAATCAGATGAATTGACTGGATTGGGAATGGCAGGTGGATTTTGGGTTTGTCTTGCAGATACACGAAGCCTTTTGAGGTTTCGGCCGCGATGCGGTCTGACCGTCGGGGGGACGGAGGCTATCTCATCGGACACGGCCCCTGCTTCCAAGGAGCCTGGACCTCAGCCCTTCTAATACAAAGTCCCCCAACCTCCCTCCCAGGGCGGGGTGGGATAGAACCTAATAATAATTAACATCtatgttaataataattaacatcTACTGCGACCCCCGGGTCGCAGGTCAGAGATCCTAAAATATAACTCCGCTGGAATCGCATCCACCTTCGGGCCGAAGGGAAAGAAGCACAAGTGGAGGCGACACAAGCGGCTTTTCATCAGGGTCTCCAAGCTGCTGGGTCAGAGGTTCATTCCGATTAGAGAGCACGATGCTCTTCTTATTGTCAAATGACTTGAATTGCTCCTGATTTTTCCATATGCTTTTGTAAGCAATTGTAAAAGCTGACATCAGAGTCAAAACacggaggaaaaacaaaaatatatactcaCGGCAGCTCAGCGAGACTTTCGTATCCTCCCAAGCTCTCAGCCAGAGTAAATAGCTACGGCAAAGAAAACATTCGTTTGGATCTTTCactacaacaaaaatataaaactaaatggTTTTAATAAAATGGCCCTGGACAGAGAGGGTGGAGAAATGGTGGtggattatgaaaaaaaaaaatacaaattgggagagaaacccagagagaaaaatgaacataaaaatcaCTGATGTCCCCGCTTGGACATAGGGTGTGCAAACTTTTGAAACATCACAAGTCGAGGAAGGTGAATGTCTCACAGCTTCCTGATCTGTCCTTCTACTTGAGTAATAGCTAACGTGAGCCCTAAAACCTCAGAATTACTACATTTGAGACCTGGCTCTGCGGGGACCCTTTGAATAAAGATGCTACAGGTCTCCCAAGTCGCCTGCGCTTACTTGTTACGATAGATCACGTGCTAAATGAGTACGTCCATTTAACTCCCTCCTGGGCACATACAcacaccggggggggggggggggggggggaataaaagaaaaaaaagaaagaaagaagaaggagaaaaagaaaaaacccggTTTTGTATTTAGTGTTATAGTGTCACAGAACTTTACAAATAATCCCCAACTACTGTCCCGGCTGTACTGAGTCACATGCACCCCTCTTTCTGCTTTTCGTGCCACTTTTCACAGCAGGGGACCCCGACTCATGTGGCAGCGGCCCAGGCGTGACACCTGCTGGACGCAGGGCCCGGGACCCAGGATGGCGAGCTCCCTGGGCCCGGTGCACGCGGGGGCCTGTCCCCGGCCCGGGCCCTCGGCCAATGTGAAAACCCCCACGGAGCCCCCGTCCCTGGCCACGGCCCACGGGGCCCGGACCCGGGCTGTGGCTCGCGGGAGCCTTTGTTCGGTGCACCGGCCACGGGTTACCCCGAAGCATCACGGAGTATTTCATTCGGAAAAGGGGTTCGGTTTCTGACAATCTGGAAAGCCAGGGCATCAGGGGaggccacggccacggccacggcccCGGCGCCCGGTGGCCTCGCAGAGGTCGGGGCAGGCGGACAGGAGAGGCGGCTGAAGCTTTACCTTGAGGTGCTTGAGAAACGCCTCGGCGTGCACGAGTGTGCCCTTGATGTAGAAGGTGATCATGCCCGGGCAGCCGGTGCACTGACGCTTCACCAGCTCGTGCTGAGGATGCGAGGGCAGCCCTGCGGCCGGGACGCACAGCGAAGGTCTCGTTAGAGCCAAACGGGAATTGCAGGGAAACGGAACATTCACCGTGGGCCTAAGCCTAGGGAGGACGGCTCGGGCCAGGCCGCCCCCGGTGCCCCATCTGGGCCCGAGCGCCTCCAGCGGCCCTCTGGCGCGGCCTCCACCTCCCCGGCTCCCCTGGCACCGGCGGCTCGCACCTTCCTCACCTGGACCCTGTACAAGCTGTCGTCTTAGCCTGGAACATTCACCCCTCTGCTAAGCGCATCATACTGTGATTTCCTATTTAACATGGGTCTTCCCTCCCAGACCCGCTCCGCGGGGAGAGATCCGCTTCTCTTGTTAATAATTGGACCCCAGAGCCTAGTCCAGGGCTTGCTCCGTCATTGGCaattgataaacatttgttgaaagaatcGGAATGTCGGgggtccccggggggctcagtggtttagggctgccttcagcccagggcctgaccccggggtcctgggatcgagtcccgcatcgggccccctgcgtggggcctgcttctccctctgcccgtgtctctgcctctctctctctctctgtctctcatgaataaataaacaaaatcttaaaaaaaaaaaaaaagaatcggaATGCCTGTCCACGCCCTTCCTTCTAACAGGTGCCCCCGCTCTTCAAGACGCAGGCCAAagcttttctccctccctccactcaaaACACAGCCGCCAACAGCTCTCTCCCTGGGGGACTCGGAGAGCGTCTCACCTCCTGCATAGTTCTGCCTTAGTTCATCTAAGTTCCTCGGGGGCAGGAAGCAAGCGTCACTCCCTGTCCACCCACGGCCACGATGCTAAAACATCAAGAGGATCCTAAGTGACCAATTACTTAAAGCCACCACAATTAAAAGGCCAGTAAAATAAATTCGAGGAGTGATAGATGCCCACTAAGGCCACGTGAGCTGGCAGTggtgaaaaaatttgaaaaggaagtTAAGACAGCTTCTGGGGAATTGTGGTGCGTAAGCAGCAAGTCTCAATTTGATGAGTATCCAGTCCCAACCTGAATCAGGTAAGAGGTAGAGCTCATGCCCTGTGGCAGACCCAAGGCCTGGGCGCAGACCAACTGGGAAGTACAATCTTGGAATCTTCCAATCTTCCAAGATTGGAAGTTGCAATCTTGGAATACTGAGCCAAGCCTCCAAGCTAAGGATCATCACTGGAACACCCAATGCACACAACTTCGTAACATCCAAGCAGCCTCTAGACCTCGGGCAGCACCAGGACACGGGCCCTGCCTATCTTCTCACTACCAGACCCAGCACCGAGCCTGACACACAGCTACCTCACAACAGGTGTCATGCACAGAATGCCTAGGGCGACCCAAGAATCCTAGTGTAAACACAGGTGCTTAGAAATCAGATCAACATTGCAGCGCGTGGGCGgcttggttgagcacctgactcttgattttggttcagatcattatctcagggtttttttttttttttaatactttatttatttattcatgagacacagagagagaggtagagacacaggcagagggagaagcaggctccatgcagggagcccgacacgggactagatcccaggtctccaggatcacgccctgggccgaaggcaggcactaaaccactgagccatccagggatcccctatctcaGGGTTTTTAGACTGAGCTTGGTGTTGGCTCCAtacttgcagggagtctgctgaggATTCTCTACCCCCCCCTTTCCCTTCACCCCTCCCTCTACTTGCACACAccctctttcaaacaaataaatcttaaaaggaaaagaaaaaaaattaaaagtaaaataaattttaaaaaataaataaatcatgggatccctgggtggcgcagcggtttggcgcctgcctttggcccagggcgcgatcctggaaacccgggatcgaatcccacgtcaggctcccggtgcatggagcctgcttctccctctgcctgtgtctctgccactctctctctctctctgtgactatcataaataataaaataaaaatttaaaaaaaaaaaatttaaaaaaaaataaataaataaatcatattaacTTACCAGGATAGATGACCTTTTCTACCCGAGGATTAGATTCCAGAAACTGAGCAACTGCCATTCCGTTCTCGAAATGTTTCTCCATTCGGACGTGTAGAGTCTTTAGTCCTCGATTGCACAGGTAACAGTCCACCGGGGATGGAACTGCTCCAAGAGCTGCAAAATGAACATATCCTGGGGTAATCTGAACGGTGGGGAGAGACCCAGAagatgctctcactctctttttttcagtCTAGTGACTGCGAGGCGGGCTACCCAGGTCAACGTTGGCGTTTCCGGGGGGAAGTTAACATATCGAGTCAGAAGCGTAAGAACGAAGCATACAGAATGCTCGAAGACCTGGGCTTCGGGACGAGAGCGGAAATCAATATCCTGCAAACGACACGAACTTCTCAAACACGAACATACACAGTCCTCTGCATGATTTCCACTCGAGGACACACTGCCCATAGCTGGACCTTGTATTTCTTTGAACACGTAGAGGAAAACAGCCTCAGTTCCTGCCGTTACTGGTTCTACCAACATTcaacttagctttttttttttttccaaaagtgacTCTAATGAGGATCTTGTTCAGGTACCAAGAAAAGTTTGGAAGGACATGATTTTTGTCGATAAAAAAATGATGACCAAGAATCAGGTAACATGACAGGAATTCACTCTCTCTTCTGTCCCATAGAAACATCCTAATTTTCCCCCAGTGCAACTTAGCTTTTGTCTAAAGCAGCCCAGGAGTTACTCTGCCTCCCAGATACACATCTCAGCTCAATGTTTTAGAAATGAACTTATCAAGCACTgagttttgattttcttcctccgggcctttttttctttttcttttctttttttttttttttttttactttattgcttatttcctctatttatttatttcatacttatttactttattcttaATTATGTGTGTGTCTTACCTGTCAAATCGCAATGGCTAATCTAAGTGTCTTCAAATAAACAATTACCCATACTTGAGATAACTAAAGTATCTAAACAGGAAATGGTACTTAGAcatctgttaaaaaatataagtttatatatgAAGTGCTATTTAAGATTAACCACCATTTCAGATATAAAAGATACAGTGTAAGAAAGCCATCATTCCAAATGTgttatctaaagaaaaaaaaaatctattaagtctgaaaactaaaaattcagttgCGCTTTCCCCAATTATGGTTCAAAATTaacatgattttgaaaaataacagaacTGATATCTTGAGTCATGTTGTAAAGCCCAGTTATGCtctaactatatttttatattccaatttttctactttcctttaAAAACCAGAATCTTTCTcctctatttctcatttcttcctaaTTTAGCAGAATGCCATCACTTCATAACATTTAGTGGAACTACAAATATCAAATGTCGTCTCTCTAAGAGGATAAGGGTAAATGCAGGCTGTTTAATACTTACAATTTTGTAAGAAACGGAGCCTGTTATGGAGGCTCTCGGAATTAACAGACACTAAGCCCATTACGACATCACTGTGgcctaaagcaaaacaaaaacctttaagttaaaaacaatatacatttattcttcattctaaaatttaaaaaggtgacTCTCTGGTAGAAGCCCTATAgaataagtttaaataaattgtattccATCtgaggatgcccgggtggctcagctggtgttggccttcggttcaggtcatgatcccagggacctggaatcaagccccacaccgggctccctgctcagggagactctgcttctccctctgcccctccccccaactcatgctcattctctctctttcaaaaataaataaataatttttttaaaaaaacctgtattCAATCTGACAGCACCAAAAGCCGTATCtgtaacaatgaaaataaaaatcacataaaaattgtttctttttaagctgTCAGTAGGATAAAACTGTAACGTCTTTGAGTAAATTTTAATCCTCTGTTCATGGTCATGGGCATAGCTTTGTCTGCTATAAATGAAATCCCATATTTTATCCgaagtacaattttttttactttctacatGACTCATAACAAAAACCTGAATAATAGAAGGAAAAGGATCAACATATCATGCCTTTGGGTATTTTCATCTACCTATAGAAAAGAATACTCAGAGTGTAGACTCCGCATGCCTTACCATTCATATATTTTGTCGCTGAATACATACAAATATCAGCTCCCAGCGCCAAAGGCCGCTAAAAGGaacaaaagattttcattttgtaaatggtAAATCTCTTTCAAAAATGCTTCATGACATGCCAATTTGCTGTTGTAAATGTCATCCCTATTCTAACTTTTCAAAAGTTACACGCATCTTAAAGTTCTCCAGGGTCTCTGATGGtatctttcccctttctctcccaccaaataaaaatacaaagtactgGACCCAATATTCAATCCAAAAGCACACATTTTCTGGAAATAGCAAGTGAACTCAGGTCAACAGGTCTCCTGAAATTGTTTCTTTAGAGCAGTTGCTGGCTGGTCCTAAGTTAAGTGTATCACTGAATTTTACAATGCAGAGATGCTGACATTTTATGACTCAGTAAACATATAAAGTAGTCGATGTAAACACTTAGCCATTGTTATATCAAGTGAGAAAAAAACTAATATGCTTAGATTTTGATCATTAAAGCCTGATACTATATGCTGTGATCATTCACTTGATGTGCCATGATCTTAACCcttaattactctttttttcttaattactcTTTCATTATACTAGTTTTGCCGAGCGTAAAGTCACTtagaaagaaatttgttttccCTCATCTGATTTTCCTACAATTCAATCCCTTAGTCTTAAAATCTCTTTGTTTATAAGTGAGAATTAAAGTTATAATCAACTTATTCACTGAACAATATATTATCATCTTtctatttacatctttttttaaaaaaaaaaaagtaagctctatgcccaccACAGGGTTTAAAATCAcattcctgagatcaagagtcgcatgttctcctgacagccagccaggaggaggagcctatttatattttctttaaaagaaagtgtgtgtgtgtgtgtgtgtgtgtgtgaacctcACCAGTTGTTTAGTCTTTGGAAGGTGTTAGTATAAGGGGCTATAGGGCTTTTCATTTGGGGTGTTTCAAAAATAGGATGTTTTAAGCCAGGTGTTACTCGAAGCACTCTCTACATAGGTGTTTGCACATCTCCAAAGTGATAAAGTCAAACTAGATGATGGTCTCTCCCAATGGTAACATTCTCTAAACTCTGtggtcaaaagaaaatgaaaaaatgaagaataactAACATCTGTTGACCTCATTATATGCCAAGAACCACATTAAGTACTTCCCAAATCTCAGTGAAgcactatataaaatattttacctgaCTCAATAATATTAAGTACTTTAAGATTTTCATTGTacagctgggggaaaaaagactaagaaaagcaaaagaggggcacctggggggctcagtcggtgaagcatctgacttgacttcagctcagatcatgatctcagggtggggagatcgagccccttgttgggctccacactgggtgtggagggtgtgaagcctgcttaaaattctccctctctttctcttctgtgccCCCATTCCCAGCTTGTCCTCTCTaaaaaaaggcaggaaggcaggaaggaaggcaggaaaggagggaggaaggagggagggaggaacagaccATTCAGATTAAAAAGCTGGGAGAGCTAGCACTCATACCAAACTGTATGAATCCAGAGGCTCTACTCTTGAACTCTGAAACTTTACGATGGCCTGTCCATTGTGCTTTTTGTGACATTTTCAGAAGATCCAGAAGACAAACggcagggaagaaagagaatgtatcagggaagaaagagaatgtatCCAGTTTTCGAGAAGGTAAGATAACGAGAGGACCTTTGTAGAAGATCTGCTTTATGGAACTATGACATGCGGCTGCTGAGGGACAAGACGTTTCTGATTAACTCAACTGGAATGACTCCAAATTGAAATGAAGCAAATTGCAGACCCTGGCATGAGGAAATGTGATGTGGGCTTCAGAAAGGTAGAAAAACTGGACCTATTTTAGTGAcagtaaaggggggaaaaaagggccAGGCCTGATGAGTAATCTGGGCAGGCCCAGGCTAACATAATTCATGCAACCTCTTTGGGAATATACAGGACTCACTGTGACTCAGCTAGAGCAACCCTAGGCTGTGTTAACTAGCCTAGAGTAAGTGGTATACGGGGTAAGGAGTTGGGATAAAAAATCCAAGAGTGAAAATCACCTGGGACAAATAGATGAGGCCAGGAGAGCTTCACTTGGAAATAGACTGTTTTACCTGATATAAGAAGCAGCCAAAGCTGTAtggtgagccaaaggcaggtggacCATGAAGCTATCCAAATGCAGTGTAGCCAGGAAATGTGTTTgaggaaaacaagataaaacctaGTAGTGCTTTCTCAATAAAACGGAAGGTGAAGAACAGGTTTATACAAACTCCCAAAGAATTGGCCAATTGCATGAAGGCAGCAGCCTGTGCCAACTTCGGGAACCCAGAACAaggtgggctggggggagggatATTAACAATTGAGCTATAAATATCTGCCTAATTTAAGAGTAGCAGAAAATGAGCTGGGCTTTCAGGAACTCGACAGAGTAAAGGTAAAGTACAGGAAGTGTAATAAGAATGATCATAAGGTACAGGCAGCAAGCAAAGAGCGAGAAGAAGGTAAACTCCCaataaggaaaggaaacagactgGGCTAcctggagggaagaaagagaaaacatgtggGGAAAAGGGCAGACAACTGGTCAGTTATAGAAAGATCCCTAGATGATCTACCCAAAGGAGCAAAACGGAAAAAAGTACCtgagaaaataggagaaaaaataaaaggaatggacCATGAAAGGGGGAGTTTGAGATGGGAAGAGATGTATGTAAAGGGGTAGGCAGGAAAAGAGATGGTttagggacacctgcatggctcagaggtggagtgtctgccttgggcccagggcgtgacccaagggtcctggaatcgagtcccgcatcgggctcccacagggaacctgcttctccctc
The genomic region above belongs to Vulpes lagopus strain Blue_001 chromosome 3, ASM1834538v1, whole genome shotgun sequence and contains:
- the CTH gene encoding cystathionine gamma-lyase isoform X1, producing the protein MQERDTAPDGFQPRFPHFATQAIHVGQEPEQWSSRAVVPPISLSTTFKQGAPGQHLGFEYSRSGNPTRNCLEKAVAALDGAKYSLAFASGLAATVTITHLLKAGDQIICMDDVYGGTNRYFRQVASEFGLKITFVDCSKIKLLEAAITPETKLVWVETPTNPSLKMIDIEACAHTVHKRGDIILVVDNTFMSAYFQRPLALGADICMYSATKYMNGHSDVVMGLVSVNSESLHNRLRFLQNSLGAVPSPVDCYLCNRGLKTLHVRMEKHFENGMAVAQFLESNPRVEKVIYPGLPSHPQHELVKRQCTGCPGMITFYIKGTLVHAEAFLKHLKLFTLAESLGGYESLAELPAIMTHASVPKSDRDVLGISDTLIRLSVGLEDKKDLLEDLDQALKAAVITSLPELPVEVASQEDQL
- the CTH gene encoding cystathionine gamma-lyase isoform X2, translating into MQERDTAPDGFQPRFPHFATQAIHVGQEPEQWSSRAVVPPISLSTTFKQGAPGQHLGFEYSRSGNPTRNCLEKAVAALDGAKYSLAFASGLAATVTITHLLKAGDQIICMDDVYGGTNRYFRQVASEFGLKITFVDCSKIKLLEAAITPETKLVWVETPTNPSLKMIDIEACAHTVHKRGDIILVVDNTFMSAYFQRPLALGADICMYSATKYMNGHSDVVMGLVSVNSESLHNRLRFLQNSLGAVPSPVDCYLCNRGLKTLHVRMEKHFENGMAVAQFLESNPRVEKVIYPGLPSHPQHELVKRQCTGCPGMITFYIKGTLVHAEAFLKHLKLFTLAESLGGYESLAELPAIMTHASVPKSDRDVLGISDTLIRLSVGLEDKKDLLEDLDQALKAAHSPNAGHN